Proteins encoded in a region of the Pelmatolapia mariae isolate MD_Pm_ZW linkage group LG6, Pm_UMD_F_2, whole genome shotgun sequence genome:
- the si:ch211-286b5.5 gene encoding guanine nucleotide-binding protein G(I)/G(S)/G(O) subunit gamma-10: MSNNNANNNLIIAQRAVKQLRFEASIRRIKVSQAAADLKNFCIQNASKDPLLMGVPSSDNPFRPPKSCSLF; the protein is encoded by the exons ATGTCTAACAACAATGCCAACAACAACTTAATTATCGCCCAGAGAGCCGTGAAGCAGCTCCGGTTCGAGGCCAGTATCCGGAGGATCAAG GTGTCCCAGGCTGCCGCAGATCTGAAAAACTTCTGTATTCAAAACGCCTCCAAGGATCCTCTGCTGATGGGCGTCCCCTCCAGTGATAATCCCTTCAGACCCCCCAAGTCCTGCTCCCTGTTCTGA